A genomic segment from Salvia splendens isolate huo1 chromosome 13, SspV2, whole genome shotgun sequence encodes:
- the LOC121762957 gene encoding dof zinc finger protein DOF5.4-like, giving the protein MPENWAVVNLEQLKSSRMQDMHGIGEEIGGGGRFIGAGDRRMRPHNHQVVKCPRCDSLNTKFCYYNNYNLSQPRHFCKSCRRYWTKGGVLRNVPVGGGSRKTKRSKPKTNASSSSAAADEDAEEKSTAQSSSSESSSLTTSAAAVATATAPPTSSAAAEPIHTTPDSAVMYNFADASFSKVNPIANPSLDQQPPTPSSADQIFAAEVESFTGMMTSPEELMMGLDIATATAPEEKAEGLKMEDIGNEALDWGSVGDGGDQGLFDLTAGVDPGYWSQSDWTDNDQSLNYLP; this is encoded by the coding sequence ATGCCGGAAAATTGGGCGGTTGTAAACCTAGAGCAGCTGAAATCGTCGAGAATGCAAGATATGCATGGCATCGGAGAAGAAATCGGCGGCGGAGGGAGGTTTATCGGCGCCGGAGATAGGCGGATGCGGCCGCACAACCACCAGGTCGTCAAGTGCCCTCGCTGCGACTCGCTCAACACCAAATTCTGCTACTACAACAACTACAACCTCTCGCAGCCGCGCCACTTCTGCAAGAGCTGCCGCCGCTACTGGACCAAAGGCGGCGTCCTCCGCAACGTCCCCGTCGGCGGCGGCTCCCGCAAAACCAAGCGCTCCAAGCCTAAAACCAatgcctcctcctcctccgccgccgccgacgaAGACGCAGAGGAAAAATCCACCGCGCAGAGCTCCAGCAGCGAGAGCTCCAGCCTCACCACCTCCGCTGCCGCAGTCGCAACCGCAACCGCTCCTCCTACATCTTCCGCCGCGGCGGAACCGATCCACACCACGCCGGATTCCGCCGTGATGTACAATTTCGCCGACGCGAGCTTCTCCAAAGTGAATCCAATCGCAAACCCTAGCCTCGATCAGCAGCCGCCGACGCCGTCTTCGGCGGATCAGATCTTCGCGGCGGAGGTGGAGAGCTTCACGGGGATGATGACGTCACCGGAGGAATTGATGATGGGGCTCGACATCGCGACCGCGACGGCGCCGGAGGAAAAGGCGGAGGGGTTGAAGATGGAGGATATTGGCAATGAGGCGCTGGATTGGGGGAGCGTCGGCGACGGCGGAGATCAAGGGCTGTTTGATCTAACGGCTGGCGTGGATCCGGGTTACTGGAGTCAATCCGACTGGACTGACAATGACCAATCCCTAAATTATCTTCCGTAG